One window of the Fusobacterium animalis 7_1 genome contains the following:
- a CDS encoding DUF4418 family protein, producing MKKNILEKLALILSVILFLVPKYIAPVCEPKEDGSHMSCYFSGNMVMKLAVAIFVVTLLMIILSKIKIVKILGSIVVIVISAFVYMIPHGMSGLHNEMGKPFGFCKMDIMLCRVHHTFEIATGIAVVIGILMVFSLISTFLKKED from the coding sequence ATGAAAAAAAATATATTAGAAAAATTAGCTTTAATACTATCAGTAATATTATTTTTAGTTCCTAAATACATAGCTCCAGTTTGTGAACCAAAAGAAGATGGTTCTCACATGTCATGTTATTTTAGTGGAAATATGGTAATGAAATTAGCAGTAGCAATATTTGTTGTAACTCTATTAATGATTATATTATCAAAAATAAAAATAGTAAAAATATTGGGAAGTATAGTTGTTATAGTTATATCTGCATTTGTATATATGATACCTCATGGAATGAGTGGACTTCATAATGAAATGGGAAAACCTTTTGGATTCTGTAAAATGGATATAATGCTTTGTAGAGTACATCATACTTTTGAAATAGCCACTGGTATAGCAGTTGTAATTGGAATTTTAATGGTATTTAGTTTAATCTCTACTTTTTTAAAGAAGGAAGACTAG